A window of Oscillatoria nigro-viridis PCC 7112 contains these coding sequences:
- a CDS encoding cupredoxin domain-containing protein, producing the protein MSGKTTIIGTIASLGVVLGMLSGEGIAQNTHETHPSQTQQKSQFHRIEQPLSNKILVTLAGIGLISLELWWFLLSKPKSQKAVTASGGIQEVTVTVDGGYEPSRIVVQAGQPVRLNFHRQDPSSCLEQVLIPDFHIAADLPLNQVTSVEFTPKKAGSYVFSCGMNMFRGEIIAAEDQQLESTGFEEPQTLTESQFNSSMSTHQPETKIDAEAMQINPTVDQGIQKVTIMVNKGYTPNHLVVKAGKPVQLNFLRETSSGCLAKVLIPDFGIATDLSLNQVTTIEFTPEDIGEHTFSCGMNMFRGTIEVQVANVSDPDEMAAQALNN; encoded by the coding sequence ATGAGCGGCAAAACAACAATTATCGGTACTATTGCTAGTCTGGGGGTTGTACTAGGAATGTTATCTGGTGAAGGAATAGCGCAAAATACCCATGAAACACACCCAAGTCAAACACAGCAAAAAAGTCAGTTTCATCGCATTGAACAGCCCTTAAGTAACAAGATTTTAGTTACTTTGGCTGGAATCGGATTAATTAGTTTAGAACTTTGGTGGTTTCTCCTTAGCAAACCCAAATCTCAGAAAGCAGTTACAGCCAGTGGAGGAATTCAAGAAGTAACCGTCACCGTTGATGGTGGTTATGAACCCAGCCGCATTGTTGTGCAAGCTGGACAACCAGTGCGTCTTAACTTTCACCGCCAAGATCCTAGCAGTTGTTTGGAACAAGTCTTAATTCCAGATTTTCATATTGCAGCAGATTTGCCTCTGAATCAAGTAACCTCTGTTGAATTCACACCTAAAAAAGCTGGCAGTTATGTCTTTAGCTGTGGCATGAATATGTTTCGAGGCGAAATTATCGCCGCCGAAGACCAACAACTTGAATCAACGGGGTTCGAGGAACCTCAAACACTAACAGAATCCCAGTTCAATTCATCCATGTCAACACATCAGCCTGAAACAAAAATTGACGCTGAAGCTATGCAAATCAATCCAACTGTTGACCAGGGCATCCAGAAAGTGACTATCATGGTTAACAAAGGCTACACGCCCAATCATCTGGTAGTTAAAGCAGGTAAACCCGTTCAACTCAATTTTTTACGCGAAACTTCTAGTGGTTGTTTAGCGAAAGTGCTGATTCCCGATTTTGGCATTGCTACCGATTTGTCTTTGAATCAAGTAACAACCATTGAATTCACTCCCGAAGACATAGGAGAACACACTTTTAGTTGTGGCATGAATATGTTTCGCGGTACCATAGAAGTGCAAGTCGCTAACGTCTCTGACCCAGATGAAATGGCTGCTCAAGCCTTAAATAACTGA